In Parasegetibacter sp. NRK P23, a single genomic region encodes these proteins:
- a CDS encoding tetratricopeptide repeat protein — protein sequence MRYKALLMAAGIVSASALQAQSVEDGKKMLYYERYNSAEDILAKSINADPNNGAAWYTLTQTFLAQDKKASADSLMNAAPASLAGDPLVKIAKGQLLLMDGKKDEANKLFDEAIGSVKKRDQGEMMIKVARAHVDAKEGDTNKALALLTEAEGREKKNPELHMTRGDAYRKLANGGAAIEGYMAALSADGKYARAPFMIGKIYLSQDNKTAYVENFEKAVEIDPNFKPALYELYYFNYFRDVNKAKDYLEKYIAASDPSPEHDYIRTDLMFVSRQYDEAIAQAQQLISAQGANAEPRLYKLIAYSYDAKKDSLKAKELMTTYFEKQPEDKRVPKDYEFMGNLLQRFPGEEITAAANLEKAVALDTSAVEKTKYIENLSNLYKKLNDHSKEAYWMGEAYKLKKDPTNTDLYNWGSAHYFAKEFQKADSVFGVYTAKYPDQVYGPYWQARSNAAIDTSMEQGLAVPHYTKLIEVASKDTAKNKALLIQSYGYLAAYNANVAKDYAKAVEHLDQILVLQPENNDAKANKEILQKLVNTQQNRATGDSTQGGNTDKTKTDGSGGNRSSR from the coding sequence ATGAGGTACAAAGCACTATTAATGGCAGCAGGTATTGTATCGGCCTCCGCCCTGCAGGCCCAATCGGTTGAGGATGGCAAGAAAATGTTGTATTACGAGCGCTACAATAGCGCGGAAGATATCCTGGCAAAATCGATCAATGCCGACCCAAATAACGGGGCAGCATGGTACACACTCACCCAGACTTTCCTGGCTCAGGATAAAAAGGCAAGCGCGGACTCTCTTATGAACGCAGCTCCCGCTTCTCTGGCCGGAGATCCGCTGGTTAAAATAGCCAAAGGGCAGTTGCTCCTCATGGACGGTAAGAAAGATGAGGCGAATAAACTGTTTGATGAAGCTATCGGAAGCGTGAAGAAAAGGGACCAGGGCGAAATGATGATTAAAGTGGCCCGTGCGCACGTCGACGCTAAAGAAGGAGATACCAATAAAGCATTGGCTTTACTGACTGAAGCGGAAGGTAGAGAGAAGAAAAACCCGGAACTCCACATGACCCGTGGCGATGCTTACCGTAAACTGGCGAATGGTGGTGCCGCTATCGAAGGATACATGGCCGCACTGAGCGCCGATGGAAAATATGCAAGAGCGCCTTTCATGATCGGGAAAATTTACTTATCTCAGGATAATAAGACCGCTTACGTTGAAAACTTCGAAAAAGCAGTGGAAATTGACCCCAATTTCAAGCCTGCCCTTTATGAGTTGTACTATTTCAACTATTTCAGGGATGTGAACAAAGCGAAGGACTACCTCGAAAAATACATCGCTGCAAGTGATCCTTCACCTGAACATGATTATATCCGCACCGACCTGATGTTCGTTTCCCGCCAATACGATGAAGCCATTGCCCAAGCGCAGCAGTTGATCAGCGCGCAGGGAGCGAATGCAGAACCCAGGTTGTATAAGCTGATTGCCTATAGTTACGACGCGAAAAAAGATTCGCTGAAAGCAAAAGAACTGATGACCACTTATTTCGAGAAGCAACCGGAAGATAAGCGGGTTCCCAAAGACTACGAGTTCATGGGTAATCTGTTGCAGCGTTTTCCTGGTGAAGAAATAACCGCGGCAGCTAACCTTGAAAAAGCAGTGGCACTGGATACTTCAGCGGTGGAAAAAACAAAGTACATCGAGAATCTTTCCAACCTGTACAAAAAACTCAACGACCATAGTAAAGAAGCTTATTGGATGGGAGAGGCGTATAAACTTAAAAAAGACCCAACCAATACTGATTTGTACAACTGGGGAAGCGCCCACTATTTCGCCAAAGAATTCCAAAAAGCGGATAGCGTATTTGGTGTGTACACCGCAAAATATCCCGACCAGGTATATGGTCCCTACTGGCAGGCACGTTCCAATGCAGCCATTGATACCAGTATGGAACAGGGCCTCGCGGTACCGCACTATACCAAACTGATTGAAGTGGCCTCTAAAGATACGGCCAAGAACAAGGCTTTGCTGATCCAGTCTTATGGCTACCTTGCGGCGTACAATGCCAACGTTGCCAAAGATTACGCGAAAGCGGTGGAGCATCTCGATCAGATACTGGTGTTGCAACCAGAGAACAATGATGCGAAAGCCAACAAAGAAATCTTACAAAAACTGGTAAATACCCAGCAGAACAGGGCTACCGGCGATAGCACACAAGGGGGTAATACCGACAAAACGAAAACAGATGGAAGCGGTGGTAACCGCTCCTCGAGATAG
- a CDS encoding HAD-IB family phosphatase: protein MVSVIIPALNEQDTIANVVRFCLSNPHVTEVIVVDDKSIDETVSRAKAAGATVITSTKLGKGTSMKDGILYAKNDVLVFIDGDIDPYPPNTICDLVKPILSDEYDFVKATFSRNAGRVTELVAKPLLSIFYPELSQFSQPLSGMIAGRKAMFEKVNFFGDYGVDIGILIDMFLMKARITEVNIGYLDNKSKPWHALGRMSKEVARAIITKALVQKKETVTLEELESMNVIKDQMEYAIKEQVKGLKKMAIFDMDDTILRGRFIDTAAEQLGFVQELRKLRATETDPVILTKQIARLLKGRNFGELLKVAESIPMVGDIEETVAELKSRGYIVGIISDSYDFVTSYVKNKIGADFSLSNELEFSNSIATGEVKMPSFFFSHAESICKHTICKTNALQDITKQYGIPLSNCIAIGDSANDLCMVQKAGIGVAFCSKNELLNYSADKVISQYAFSELLDYAK from the coding sequence ATGGTAAGTGTAATCATCCCGGCATTGAACGAGCAGGACACCATCGCCAACGTGGTGCGGTTCTGCCTGTCCAATCCACATGTCACTGAAGTTATCGTGGTGGACGATAAATCCATCGATGAAACAGTATCCCGCGCCAAAGCCGCGGGCGCCACGGTCATTACCAGCACCAAACTGGGGAAAGGTACATCCATGAAAGATGGGATACTGTATGCGAAGAACGATGTGCTGGTATTCATCGATGGCGATATTGATCCTTATCCACCCAATACTATTTGTGACCTGGTGAAGCCGATTCTCTCCGATGAATATGATTTTGTAAAAGCAACTTTCTCCCGCAACGCAGGCAGGGTAACTGAACTGGTGGCCAAACCGCTCCTCAGCATATTCTACCCTGAATTGTCGCAGTTCTCGCAACCGCTCAGCGGAATGATCGCAGGAAGAAAGGCGATGTTCGAAAAGGTGAATTTTTTTGGAGACTATGGCGTAGACATCGGCATCCTGATAGACATGTTTCTGATGAAGGCCCGCATCACCGAAGTGAACATCGGCTACCTCGACAACAAAAGCAAGCCCTGGCACGCGCTCGGACGCATGAGCAAGGAAGTGGCCCGCGCCATCATCACCAAAGCCCTGGTACAGAAAAAAGAAACCGTTACACTGGAAGAACTCGAATCTATGAATGTGATCAAAGACCAGATGGAATACGCCATCAAAGAGCAGGTAAAAGGATTAAAAAAAATGGCCATCTTCGATATGGACGATACCATCCTCCGGGGAAGATTTATTGACACGGCCGCCGAGCAACTCGGTTTTGTGCAGGAGCTCCGTAAACTGAGAGCCACGGAAACCGACCCGGTGATCCTTACCAAACAGATCGCCCGGTTGCTCAAAGGAAGGAATTTCGGAGAACTGCTCAAAGTAGCGGAGTCTATACCCATGGTGGGTGATATCGAAGAAACAGTGGCTGAATTGAAGAGCCGCGGCTATATTGTGGGCATCATCTCCGATAGTTACGATTTTGTAACGAGTTATGTGAAGAATAAGATTGGCGCCGATTTTTCCCTTTCCAACGAACTTGAATTCTCGAACAGCATCGCCACCGGGGAAGTGAAGATGCCTTCTTTCTTTTTCTCCCATGCGGAAAGTATCTGCAAGCACACTATCTGCAAAACCAACGCGCTCCAGGATATCACAAAGCAATATGGGATACCCCTCAGCAATTGCATCGCCATCGGCGACAGCGCCAACGACCTGTGCATGGTGCAGAAAGCAGGAATAGGCGTAGCGTTCTGCTCAAAAAATGAATTGTTGAATTATTCCGCGGATAAAGTGATCTCCCAATATGCTTTCAGTGAACTGCTGGATTACGCGAAGTAG
- a CDS encoding carbon-nitrogen hydrolase family protein, with product MQQILPEHPEMKIEVRSLTPSDYEAVKELQLACFPGMLPWSKLQWDSMMEKFPQGQLAVELNGKIVASSSSLLLHFDEYTKDHSWNAITGKGTLSTHKPDGDTLYGIEIMVHPDYRNFKLSRRLYDARKKLAVDMNLRRIIIGGRLPNYHLYADNMTIKDYVQQVIDKKLRDPVLTAQLSNGFQLKRIIRDYLPNDTESCGYATFLEWVNLDYEPEGDLKIQEVNYVRVCAVQYRMRMINSFEDFAHDCEYFVDAASDYRCDFVLFPEMLTMQLLTFLPNDRPGTAVRKLAEFTDQYVEMFRNLAIKYNINIVGGSHFTVENEELYNISYLFRRDGSVSRQYKMHITPHERKWWGVKPGNKVEVMDTDCGKIAILICYDVEFPELARIAVKKGASILFVPFNTDERRAYLRVRYCSQARAIENQVYVVLAGSVGNLPEVDNLDIQYAQSAILTPSDVEFQRDGVAAIAEAGEETLIFQDLDMNLLKRHQYFGSVQTIKDRRTDFYNIRYTEGGETFTV from the coding sequence ATGCAACAAATTCTACCTGAACATCCCGAAATGAAGATCGAGGTGCGCAGCTTAACGCCATCCGATTATGAAGCGGTGAAGGAACTACAACTGGCCTGTTTCCCAGGTATGCTGCCCTGGAGTAAACTTCAGTGGGACAGCATGATGGAGAAGTTCCCGCAAGGGCAACTCGCCGTGGAACTGAATGGAAAAATCGTGGCCTCTTCCTCCAGCCTCCTGCTGCATTTCGACGAATACACAAAAGATCATTCCTGGAACGCCATCACAGGAAAAGGTACCTTGTCCACCCATAAACCGGATGGGGATACACTTTATGGCATTGAAATCATGGTCCATCCGGATTACAGGAATTTTAAACTGTCCCGCCGCTTATACGATGCCAGGAAAAAACTGGCTGTGGACATGAACCTCCGCCGGATCATTATTGGTGGCAGATTACCCAATTATCATTTGTATGCTGATAACATGACCATCAAGGATTATGTGCAGCAGGTGATCGATAAAAAATTACGTGATCCAGTGCTGACCGCTCAGCTTTCCAACGGATTTCAATTGAAGCGGATCATCAGAGATTACCTGCCCAACGATACGGAATCCTGTGGCTACGCTACGTTTCTTGAATGGGTGAACCTGGATTATGAACCTGAAGGCGATCTGAAGATTCAGGAAGTGAATTACGTTCGGGTATGCGCGGTGCAATACCGGATGAGGATGATCAATAGTTTTGAAGACTTCGCCCACGATTGTGAATACTTCGTGGACGCGGCTTCCGATTACAGATGCGATTTCGTGCTGTTCCCCGAAATGCTCACCATGCAATTGCTCACTTTTCTACCAAACGACAGACCCGGAACCGCCGTAAGAAAACTGGCTGAATTTACGGATCAGTATGTGGAAATGTTCCGTAATCTGGCCATCAAATACAACATCAACATTGTTGGTGGCTCGCATTTCACGGTTGAAAACGAGGAGCTCTATAATATTTCTTACCTGTTCAGAAGGGATGGCAGTGTTTCCCGGCAATACAAAATGCACATCACACCGCATGAGAGGAAATGGTGGGGTGTAAAACCAGGTAATAAAGTTGAAGTGATGGACACCGATTGTGGTAAGATCGCCATCCTCATCTGTTACGATGTGGAGTTCCCCGAACTCGCGCGTATTGCGGTGAAGAAAGGCGCTTCTATATTATTCGTTCCCTTCAATACCGATGAAAGAAGGGCCTATCTCCGTGTCCGTTATTGTTCGCAGGCACGCGCCATTGAGAACCAGGTATATGTTGTATTGGCGGGCAGCGTGGGCAACCTGCCGGAAGTGGACAACCTGGACATACAATATGCGCAGTCGGCTATTCTTACACCTTCTGATGTGGAATTCCAGCGGGATGGCGTGGCGGCTATCGCGGAAGCAGGAGAGGAGACGCTTATTTTCCAGGACCTGGATATGAACCTGCTGAAGCGCCACCAGTATTTCGGGAGCGTACAAACCATTAAGGACCGCAGAACAGATTTTTATAACATCCGTTACACCGAAGGGGGAGAAACCTTTACCGTGTAA
- a CDS encoding cell wall metabolism sensor histidine kinase WalK — translation MKIKYRITLLFTIIVLAILAVLCSAIYYSSELTREKNFKNRLRNRALTVAKYLIEVTDKDQELMKKIEENTVFSLQRKCVIVYNYLNQPIYNQFDDPDDSIVVTKDMVDRARIDGEYFSKAGQRDVLSTQYIDRFNRYIIVVAAYDEEGIDTIARLKGILWFSFFGGIFITLITGYYFSHRLVRPIITIIDEVKDISSHSLTKRIQAGEQQDELNQLAATFNQLLDRMQQSFEIQRRFISNASHEFSTPLTAISSQIEIALQNERSVPEYKDVLESVYSDVFQMGQLTKGLLEIAKTGSGGAIELNEVRIDEILLRIAGDVKRIHPSYTVHLHFDEFPDSEEAFLVYGNTDLLYSAIRNIVSNACKFSHTGEANVHLLINEKVTIKVQDEGIGIPPEEMAGIFQPFYRADNAKDKKGFGLGLALANRIIRLHKGKIMVESAPGKGTTFYIVLEKAF, via the coding sequence ATGAAAATCAAATACCGCATAACCCTGCTCTTCACAATTATTGTACTGGCCATTCTAGCCGTACTCTGCTCCGCCATTTACTATTCTTCAGAACTTACAAGGGAAAAAAATTTCAAGAACAGGCTCCGGAACCGTGCCCTTACCGTGGCGAAATACCTGATCGAAGTAACCGATAAAGATCAGGAACTGATGAAGAAGATCGAAGAGAATACCGTGTTCTCCCTGCAACGGAAATGCGTGATCGTTTACAACTACCTCAACCAGCCCATCTACAACCAGTTTGATGATCCTGATGATTCCATCGTGGTTACAAAAGATATGGTGGACCGCGCCCGCATTGACGGCGAATACTTCTCCAAAGCCGGTCAGCGGGATGTGCTTTCCACGCAATACATAGATCGCTTCAACCGGTACATTATTGTGGTGGCCGCTTACGATGAAGAAGGGATAGATACCATCGCCCGGTTGAAAGGCATACTTTGGTTCAGCTTCTTCGGTGGGATTTTTATTACGTTGATTACAGGGTATTATTTCTCGCATCGGCTGGTTCGTCCCATCATCACCATCATTGATGAAGTAAAGGATATTTCCTCACACAGTCTAACGAAACGCATTCAGGCAGGGGAGCAGCAAGACGAACTCAACCAACTCGCCGCTACCTTCAACCAGTTGCTCGACCGTATGCAGCAGTCGTTTGAGATCCAAAGACGCTTCATCTCCAATGCGTCGCATGAATTTTCCACCCCGTTAACGGCCATTTCCAGCCAGATCGAGATCGCGTTGCAGAACGAAAGATCCGTTCCCGAATACAAAGATGTATTGGAGTCGGTTTATAGTGATGTGTTCCAGATGGGACAACTCACCAAAGGGTTACTGGAAATCGCGAAAACAGGTTCCGGCGGCGCCATCGAACTGAATGAAGTGCGCATCGATGAAATACTCCTCCGCATCGCTGGAGATGTAAAAAGAATACATCCTTCTTACACGGTGCACCTCCATTTCGATGAGTTCCCTGATTCAGAAGAAGCCTTCCTGGTGTATGGCAATACGGATCTTTTGTACAGCGCCATCCGCAACATTGTATCCAACGCATGTAAATTTTCGCATACCGGAGAGGCCAACGTGCACCTGCTCATCAATGAAAAAGTAACCATTAAAGTCCAGGATGAAGGCATTGGCATTCCGCCCGAAGAAATGGCCGGTATCTTTCAACCCTTCTACCGTGCAGACAATGCCAAGGACAAAAAAGGCTTCGGGCTGGGACTTGCGCTCGCGAACCGCATTATCCGGTTGCACAAAGGAAAGATCATGGTGGAATCCGCTCCCGGTAAGGGCACCACTTTTTATATCGTACTGGAAAAAGCGTTTTAA